The genomic interval GGACAGATTTGCACTCAGGGCCACCTGAGGGACTTGGCTGTAGCGCTcagctctgtcccctcccctcgcAGAGACACGGTTGTCGTCTAGGAGTAGGGAACTTTGTGGAGGGGGGGTTGTCGGGAGGACCTTTCTGTGTCTGCGATTGAGGCAAGGTGTggagaggcggggtgggggtggggccgggtCGTCAGGGCGTCTGAGAGGGAagacccccgcccccgcccccccaccgcccatCTACACTGGCTGACTGGACACTAAGATGGCTGCCGTTGCCATGACACCCAACCCTGTGCAGACCCTTCAGGAGGAGGCGGTGTGCGCCATCTGCCTCGATTACTTCACGGACCCCGTGTCCATCGGCTGCGGGCACAACTTCTGCCGAGTGTGTGTAACCCAGttgtggggaggggaagatgaGGAGGACAGGGACGAGTTAGAccgggaagaggaagaggaggacggagaggaggaggaggtggaggctgTGGGGGCCGGTGGAGGGTGGGACACCCCCATGAGGGATGAAGACTATGAGGGCGACATGGAGGAGGAGGtcgaggaggaagaggagggtgtgTTCTGGACCAGTGGCATGGGCGGGTCCAACTGGGACAACATGGACTatgtgtgggaggaggaggacgaggaggaagaTTTGGACTACTACTTGGGGGACATGGAGGAGGACCTGAGAGGGGAGGatgaggaggacgaggaggaagtGCTGGAGGAGGACGAGGAAGAGGAGTTAGACCCCGTCACCCCACTGCCCCCGCCTCCAGCCCCCCGGAGGTGCTTCACCTGCCCCCAGTGCCGAAAGAGCTTTCCCAGGCGGAGCTTCCGCCCCAACCTGCAGCTGGCCAACATGGTCCAGGTGATTCGACAGATGCACCCAACTCCTGGTCGAGGGAGCCGTGGGAACGAGCAGGGCATTTGTCCCAAACACCAGGAAGCCCTGAAGCTCTTCTGCGAGGTGGATGAAGAGGCCATATGTGTGGTGTGTCGAGAATCCAGGAGCCACAAACAGCACAGCGTGGTGCCATTGGAGGAGGTGGTGCAGGAGTACAAGGTGAGAGAAGTAGAAGATGGGAGTTTTGTGGGGGTGGAAAGAAGCTGGGAAAAGGAAATAtgtcccctcccactccccagaaCTTCATGCACTGATTCTCCTTTTCTAAGCACTTAGTGGCATCAAGGTGGGTTGGAGTGAGAAGGATCCTGTACACTGGGCTGCATGTCTTGGGGAAAGCCACTGCTGTTTCACACTTCCATTGTCCCTAAGTGTAGGAGTACAGGTGACAGGTCCCTCAGGCTTTACCACCAGTCTCATTTTCCTCTGGGTAAGTTTTCAGTCTATCCTTGACTTGGACCCTGGAGATGGAAAGGACTTGAGGCCTCAACAAGAAAGGGCCCTAAGGAGCAGGAGTGTAGAAATGACTACTAGTGTCAGACCCAGATGCTTTGCACTTGCCTTTTAATGGGTTTCCTACCTACCCCATGATATGGCTTGGTTCTGTCCTTGAGGACTTTTGTTAAATCTGCATCAGTCGGATGTACTGACTAGAAGTTCTTACCTTACCTGAGAATGCAGATAAAAGGGAGAAGCTTTTAAGTCAGAAgaacaggctctgcactcactcACCCAGCCATCTCTAAAAGCCTTGGAGCATTAATTTTTCCAGggttaaaagttaatatttactgaacacttaacTTACTATGTacaccaggcactgtactaagcaCTTTTCATGGACTATCTCATTTAAAACTTCAAACAACCCTGTGAGTTTGATATGGTTTctgtccctgttttacagattaggaaTAGACTTAAGTAATATACACAGGGCCACATAGCTACTAGTAAGTGATGGACTTGGTTATGACCTGCCCCTGTGCCCCTGCATACTGTTAACAGTGTCACCACCATTTAGATGTCTGTCATTAGTTTGACTTTACTGACATGTGACTTCTTGGAGTCTGATTCTAGTTTGGTTAATACTTTGCACCCTACTTCTGGCTTTTACTCTTTTGGGATACAGGTAAAGGAGATTGGTCTGTGAGACAGCCAGCACAAATAGCACTACTTAGTGAAGGCTGGGAAGGGTTTGAAACAGTGGGaccagaaggaagagagggtaGCTCCTGTGTGGTCTGTGCATTACCCCAGTTTTAGAGTAACGAGTCTAGAGCTTCTCAGCTATGAGTGGTACAGCTAAGACAAACTTAGATCGTCTCATGACAAGAAACTGTCTTCCACACAGCGATATTCCCAATTACTAGGGGAGTTTTCAAAAGTACAGTGGGCCCTACCACTAGAGATTCTgagtcagagacagggagagtgtcTTTAAGAAAGCCCAGCCTAGCATTGGAATCACTGCATTGGTAATATCACCTGTTTAGGCTCTGTGTGGACATTCCACTTGTTCTCCACCCTCCTTCTACAGGGCTCTTCTGAAGGGCTTCTGAAACTGgatttttatttgtgaatttgtgTTAGCCATGTCTGTTGTATGCCAGCCTAGTAGGGCTCTGCAATTTGAGGAGGCCACATAGATGCAAATAATCTGCCATTAACTGATCAGCAAATGTAAATACAtggattttattatttggaaCTAATTTGAgtgattccttttttaatttacaggCTATTTTATAGGTACgtagtttattcttttcaaatcTGTACACTAACTAGCACTAGTTTGGAACAGTGttgttttatagaaatattttttattgagtgGGTAATAATATGGATGATGTATAAATAAATCTCCTAAAAAAGTGAAAGTTCTtgaaaatttc from Panthera uncia isolate 11264 chromosome A1 unlocalized genomic scaffold, Puncia_PCG_1.0 HiC_scaffold_17, whole genome shotgun sequence carries:
- the TRIM41 gene encoding E3 ubiquitin-protein ligase TRIM41 isoform X5, whose translation is MAAVAMTPNPVQTLQEEAVCAICLDYFTDPVSIGCGHNFCRVCVTQLWGGEDEEDRDELDREEEEEDGEEEEVEAVGAGGGWDTPMRDEDYEGDMEEEVEEEEEGVFWTSGMGGSNWDNMDYVWEEEDEEEDLDYYLGDMEEDLRGEDEEDEEEVLEEDEEEELDPVTPLPPPPAPRRCFTCPQCRKSFPRRSFRPNLQLANMVQVIRQMHPTPGRGSRGNEQGICPKHQEALKLFCEVDEEAICVVCRESRSHKQHSVVPLEEVVQEYKNHSSCATTTAFCTLLWAKLQGHVEPLRKHLEAVQKMKAKEERRVTELKVVSTIPFASSQSQMKSELAAVASEFGRLTRFLAEEQAGLERRLREMHEAQLGRAGAAASRLAEQAAQLSRLLAEAQERSQQGGLRLLQV